In Scytonema millei VB511283, a single window of DNA contains:
- a CDS encoding tetratricopeptide repeat protein, translating to MSQPSRSRWFINLVLALGAVFFIGASMLPLLEGIVKDSQPAQEATPTASQTARSQSSSPLVNQAQEYELVLKQEPDNQAALKGLVEVRVRQRDFQGAIAPLEKLIALNPNEGLYHLVLGQVYAAQKNSDRANAAFDRAMQIDRKDYRPVLGKALLLQEQGKPELAKPLFEQAAALAPSPSEKEQINKLANPQPATSAPAVPQQEQK from the coding sequence GTGTCACAGCCATCCCGCAGTCGTTGGTTCATCAATCTCGTCTTGGCGCTAGGAGCCGTTTTCTTTATTGGGGCTTCGATGTTACCCCTGTTAGAGGGCATAGTCAAAGATAGTCAGCCAGCGCAGGAAGCTACGCCCACCGCTAGTCAGACAGCGCGATCGCAGTCTTCATCTCCACTGGTGAATCAGGCACAGGAGTACGAACTCGTTCTGAAACAGGAGCCAGATAACCAAGCAGCACTGAAGGGATTAGTAGAAGTTCGCGTCCGCCAAAGAGACTTTCAGGGTGCGATCGCACCTTTGGAAAAACTGATTGCTCTCAACCCTAATGAAGGTTTATATCACTTGGTATTGGGTCAAGTTTATGCTGCTCAGAAAAATAGCGATCGCGCCAATGCCGCTTTCGATCGGGCAATGCAAATCGATCGGAAAGATTATCGTCCTGTTTTAGGCAAGGCACTGCTACTTCAAGAACAGGGTAAGCCAGAGCTAGCTAAGCCCTTGTTCGAGCAAGCTGCTGCCCTTGCACCTAGTCCCTCAGAAAAAGAGCAAATCAACAAGTTAGCTAATCCTCAGCCTGCAACTTCTGCACCCGCAGTTCCCCAGCAAGAACAAAAGTAA